A single Caretta caretta isolate rCarCar2 chromosome 2, rCarCar1.hap1, whole genome shotgun sequence DNA region contains:
- the DCSTAMP gene encoding dendritic cell-specific transmembrane protein — protein MSQRWITNLQKKMRIFASITQHIWGLFVSERKPGWKNLLQLFAVCCTVSFIISSLLFLGLHSFLAPYPLVSLAISGSTWIGLSIGLCSSKHMRCFGTLFVLSCSLREGRNALIAAGTGVVVAGTIQNIFHNLKILADSVACNLEIEQFAFIKLYIKIIQWIYNEAKRLSNPVEEVVSLSDKFSVSYLISDEDLKMKLNTTKQQIQSVTNHISSILAIQPYISQRLLPIIGILLVPLGTYLFFRKFLGTHSVKFKNIYITKQFIEFDEHQRQQRKPCVLPLSKKERKEYVIVPSLRLTHKERKSIGRILIPVFTNLCIWVLFAAVDYLLYWLIFSVSKHLQALPKLEVNLKVRYQKNENTFIFNNGERKTMNLNFSSSLFKHECLPKPEFLLSSTWIQLGCIIFCLIIFALFSTTLTQLKILVSTSFYPNIEMKRIHYLHAKLLRKRSKFPQKNVKRKLNSFATTLHFWFPVFKAMGMVTKKQKDMININNV, from the exons ATGAGCCAGAGGTGGATTACCAACCTTCAGAAGAAAATGAGAATTTTTGCCTCAATAACTCAACACATTTGGGGACTTTTTGTATCAGAGAGGAAGCCTGGATGGAAGAATCTGTTGCAGCTTTTTGCAGTTTGCTGTACTGTTAGCTTCATCATAAGCAGCCTCTTATTTcttggcttgcattcctttctAGCACCCTATCCTTTGGTTTCCTTAGCAATTTCTGGGTCCACCTGGATTGGCCTGTCTATTGGGTTGTGTTCCTCCAAGCACATGCGCTGCTTTGGCACGCTGTTTGTTCTTTCTTGCAGCTTGCGTGAAGGTAGAAATGCGCTTATTGCCGCTGGGACTGGTGTTGTGGTAGCTGGCACGatccaaaatatttttcacaacCTAAAGATATTGGCAGACAGTGTAGCTTGCAATCTAGAGATTGAGCAATTTGCCTTTATAAAACTCtatattaaaataattcagtGGATTTATAATGAGGCTAAACGTTTAAGTAACCCAGTGGAAGAAGTAGTATCACTGAGTGACAAATTCAGTGTCTCTTACTTAATTTCAGATGAAGATTTGAAAATGAAGTTAAACACCACAAAACAACAAATCCAGAGTGTTACTAACCATATATCTTCTATACTGGCTATACAGCCCTATATAAGCCAGAGGCTGTTGCCTATAATAGGGATTCTTCTAGTTCCTCTTGGCACATACCTTTTCTTCAGAAAGTTCTTGGGCACTCATAGTGTGAAGTTTAAGAATATTTACATTACAAAACAGTTCATTGAATTTGATGAGCACCAAAGGCAGCAAAGAAAGCCCTGTGTTCTTCCACtcagtaaaaaagaaagaaaagagtatGTGATAGTCCCATCCCTCCGCCTAACACACAAGGAAAGGAAAAGCATAGGACGCATTCTAATCCCTGTATTTACTAATCTTTGCATCTGGGTTCTGTTTGCAGCAGTAGATTATTTGCTTTACTGGCTAATTTTTTCAGTGAGCAAGCATCTCCAAGCATTACCAAAGCTAGAGGTTAATTTGAAAGTCAGGTACCAA aaaaatgaaaacacGTTTATTTTCAACAATGGGGAGCGCAAGACAATGAATCTTAACTTTAGCTCTTCTCTGTTTAAGCATGAATGCCTCCCTAAGCCAGAGTTTTTGCTCTCCTCAACATGGATCCAGCTTGGATGCATCATCTTTTGTCTAATAATATTTGCATTATTCTCCACCACCCTGACGCAACTTAAAATACTTGTGTCAACTTCATTTTATCCCAACATAGAGATGAAACGGATACATTATCTGCATGCAAAACTACTGAGAAAAAGATCAAAGTTTCcacagaaaaatgtaaaaaggaaATTGAACTCATTTGCTACAACG CTCCACTTCTGGTTCCCAGTATTCAAGGCAATGGGGATGGTCACGAAGAAACAAAAAGACATGATAAACATCAACAATGTTTGA